The Maridesulfovibrio hydrothermalis AM13 = DSM 14728 DNA window CAGACCGTGGTCGGAGCGAATCAGTTGACCGGTCAGCCTGAAATGGATGAGATTTTCCATCCCGGGGATACCATTCTCATGGCTGTCCGTGTTAAAGACGGAAAAGCTGTGGAGGCCCGCGCGGTTAATCAATATCGTCAGGGGTGGGAACTCGCGCTGTTCGGCTTGTTTGTGATTATTTTACTGGTTTATGCCCGCTTAACCGGTTTAAAGGCATTGTTCAGTTTTATAACCAGTTTTTATATCCTCTGGAAATTTTTTATTCCGGGGTTGCTTAGCGGGGGCAGTCCTATCCTGCTGACTGTGATAACCCTTTCGCTGCTGACTGTGGTGATAATCACTTCTGTAGCTGGATTTTCACGGGTTACTGTGGTGGCTATCATGGGCACGCTCTGTGGATTGTTTCTTGCCCTGATCCTAACCCTTTATTTCGGTGAAAAACTCAAGATGGCGGGAATGACCGCGCCATTTGCTACCATGCTGGTCTTTTCCGGACATTATACTCTTGATCTGCTTGATATTTTTTATGCATCAGTAATTCTGGGTGCTTCCGGTGCAGCTATGGATATTGCAATGGACGTTGCCGCTTCCATGAATGAAGTGCTTGATAAAAAGCCGGATATCACCCGCAATGAGCTAATCAGTTCGGGGTTTAATGTGGGGCGTATGGTTACCGGAACCATGACTACAACTTTGCTGCTTGCTTATTCTGGCGGTTATCTGACCATGTTTATGCTGTTTGTGACAAAGGGGACTTCATTTACACGGATGCTCAACTTCAAGCTGGTTGCTGCGGAAATTTTCCGTACACTGGTCGGGAGCGTGGGACTGGTGATGGTGGCCCCCATAACAGCTATACTGGCAGGATTTATTTTGTGCGGATATAAGGAGATAAAAAGACCCGGAGATTAATCTCCGGGTCTTTTTACTTTTTTATTTAAGTTTGCTGGAGATATTGTTCCTGATCCAGGTACTGTCCCACCATTCGACAGGGTTGACCGGAATACCGGAACATATGACACCGTAATGCAGGTGATCACCACCGGCCATGCCTGTTGCTCCCGTTTTACCGATGATCTGACCGCGTTCAACCATGTCACCGGGTTCGACATCAATCTGGCTGAGATGAGAGTAGAGTGTCTGCAAACCAAGCCCATGATCAATGATAATAGCGTTGCCGTAAATGCCGAAATTATTTTCAGCAAGGACAACGCGCCCGTGGTTGGCTGCCGGAATCGGAGCCTGTCTGGTGCTGGCCAGATCTATACCGAGGTGGGTTTGCTTATCTATCACTTTGCCGTTGTGCAGGTAGCTGCGTCTGTCACCGAATCCAGCTCGTGGTGCGGCGTTAGGCAGACGAAGAAACCTGCCTTCGAAAAGGAAAGTGGGGGAGGTGTCTTTTGCAACTCTGTGGAGTTCAGCCCTGTTTTTTTTGCGCAGCTCACGGTTTACCTTGAGGAATAAGGCTACCTGACTTGGCAGGCCCGGGAAATCCGCTTCGAACTGAGGCATCTTGCTGGCAAGAAAACGGTTCGAGATATTAATTTTATCGTGCCTGTATTTTTTGGTATTGGCATGGAACCAGAAAGTCCCGGTGCGTTTGTTTCCAGCTTCGTCCTCTGCAACCAGAATCGGGTTAAAATCCTTTGATTCTGTATAGTAAGGCATTGCAAACAGGCAGGCATAGCTACCGTCAGGCTGCTTGTAGCCGGGGAAAAAATCATCGCCTACTTGTACGCCTGTTTTGCTTGGTTTTTCATTTAGTGTGTACAAAACAAGCGCGCATCCACCTTGATTAAGGTTATGGGTGCTGGTTTGTACGGTCAATTTAGGTGCCATAGTGTCCAGAGTATAATTTCCTCTGGCAATAAAAGCATTTCCGCTGCCAAATCCGGCAAGCGAGGTGTCGACTGCCCATACGGCAATTTCAAACGGCCCCTGTTTAATCTGCCTTTTCTTGATCAGAATATCCTGATTGTAATCAAAGCTTCCTTTGGGGAGAGTTTTTTCCGCCAGAGTCAACTTTTTTTTGCCTTGAGTAAGCACTATCTTAACTGCTTTGAGGCCGGAATGAGTGTCACTTACATTTATATTAATAGGCGTTTTGAAGGTCACATAACCTTTGTCAGGGGTAAGACTTATCTGCGGGGCAGTAGTGTCCTTATATAACAGGTAAGCTCCAGCCCCTATTATTGCGACGATGATAATTATTAATATAAAGTTGCCGAGGCGGCTTTTCTTTTTTGCCATTCTTTATCCTTAAGTTGTTTGTGTAAATTGTATTCGTATAACGCTGTTAAGATGGGGAGACCCTAACAATAAAATGCATCATGATTCAATACACAACATTGTTAAATTTATTTTTGCCTATAGCTGCTATAGATATAGGTTATAGATATGACACTTTTGTATCAGTTATTGTTGACGTAAAACTTTGGAGTGTGTATTTGAGTTTAAAAAATATCGTCGCCGTGGCGGTGTTTTTTATTTAGTAAGGACAGTGCCTTACTACGCCGGCAACTACCAAGGAGGTAGGGATGAGTTTGACCAGGCGAGATTTTGTCAAAATGTGTACAGGAACTGTGGCTGGATTTGGGATTTCCCAAGTGTTCAACCCCAGTGTTGTACATGCTCTGAAGAAGTTTGTACCACATGTATTCTGGTTGCAGGGACAGGGCTGCACCGGATGTTCGGTATCTATTCTTAATTCAGTGCACCCCTCTATTGCAGAGGTTCTTTTGGAAGTAATTACTCTTGATTATCACCCGACCATTATGGGGTCCGAAGGCGCACAGGCCTGGGATCATATGATGGGCGTTGCTGGTAAAGAACAGGGTAAGTACATCCTTATTGTTGAGGGTTCCGTTCCCACTGCGGAGAACGGTCACTACTGTATCGTCGGTGCTGGTGCCGATCATAAAGAATACACCATGTCTGAGGCCACTCTCGAGATGGCTAAGAATGCTGCAGTAGTTGTTAACGTAGGAACATGCGCCGCTTACGGTGGTATTCCTGCTGCTGAAGGAAACCTTACTGGCTCTATGTCGGTTACAAATTTCCTTGCTGAGAATGGAGTGAAGACTCCCGTTGTTAACATTCCGGGCTGTCCCCCCCATCCTGACTGGATGGTTGGTACTCTCGTTGTTGCCATCAATGCTATCGAAGAGAAAGGTCTGCAGGGCGGGCTTGCTGAAATTGTCACTATTCTTGACGATGAAGGCCGTCCCACACCTTTCTTTGGCGAAAACATTCATGACAATTGCCCCTATCTTGAGGCATTCGACAACGATGAATATGCTGAAGTTTTCACCGATCCCGAAAAATGCCGTTACGAACTGGGCTGTAAAGGCCCCAGTGCGAACTCCGACTGCTTCAAACGTAAGTGGAACGGCGGCGTTAACTGGTGTGTTGAAAACTCAGTATGCCTTGGCTGTGTAGAACCGGGATTCCCGGATGAAATGTCTCCCTTCTACGAAGCCGGTTAACCGGAAAAAGGAGTACTAATCCTTATGTCTTCAAAATCTCATGCACCCGCCAGTAAAGACGGGAAAATTAAGATTGCCATTGATCCGGTAACCCGTATCGAAGGCCACCTCAAAGCTGAGGTTGTTGTTAAGGACGGAAAGGTTGTAGATGCATGGTTGTCAGGCGGCATGTACCGTGGCTTTGAGAATATTCTGGTTGGTCGCGATCCTCGCGATGCAGCTCAGTTGACTCAGAGACTTTGCGGTGTCTGTCCTACTGCCCACTCTACAGCTTCCTGTCTCGCACTTGATGATGCTTTTGGCGCCAAGATCACCACAAATGGTCGTGTAACCAGAAACCTCATCTTCGGTGCTAACTATTTGCAGTCACATATTCTGCATTTTTATCATCTCACAGCTCTGGACTTCGTAAGAGGGCCCGGCAAAGCTCCATTTGTCCCCCGCTTCGAACAACCTGATCTGCGTCTTGATGAAAAAACAAATGCCGTAGCTGTTGACCAGTATATCAAGGCTCTTGAAATCCGTCGCATCTGCCATGAAATGGTAGCTCTGTTCGGTGGTAAAATGCCTCATATCTCTGGTCAGGTTGTCGGTGGTACAACTGAAATTCCTACAAAAGAAAAGCTTGCAGAATATGCCAGCCGCTTTAAGGACGTTCAGAAGTTCATCGCAGAAGTTTACGTTCCTACCGTTTATCTTATCGGTTCCGTATACAAGGATCTGTTCAAGATCGGCGGTGGTTACAAAAACTGTATGGCTTACGGTGTTTTCCCGATGAGCGACGGCGGAGATGATTTCCTCATCAAGTCCGGCGTTTATGTTGACGGAAAAGACGAAAAGTTTGATCCCAAGCTTATCAAAGAATTCACTAAGTACTCCTGGTACACTGATGAATGCTCTGATCTGCACCCAAGCGAAGGTAAAACAATTCCTGACGTTCACAAGAAAGACGCTTACAGCTTCTGTAAAGCTTCCCGCTACAACGGCAATGCTGTTGAAGTTGGTCCTCTTGCACGTATGTGGATTCATAACCCTGAGCTTAGCCCTATGGGTAAAAAGCAGCTTAAAGACCTCTACGGCATCACCGCGAAGAACTTCCGTGATCTCGGCGAAGATATGGCATTCTCCCTTATGGGACGCCATGTTGCCCGCGCAGAGGAATCATATTTGGTTGCCAATGCTATTGGCGATATATGGCTCGGCGAAGTTAAAGAAGGCGAAGAAACCTACGTTAAGACTACCATGCCGGAGTCCGGCGAAGGTGTCGGCCTTACCGAAGCTCCCCGTGGCTCATTGCTGCACTACATCAACATCAAGGACTCCAAGACAGCGAATTACCAGATGATTCCCGCTACTCTCTGGAACAGCACCCCCCGCGATGACAAAGGCATGCGCGGAACCATCGAGGAAGCCCTCGTAGGTTGTCCTGTTCCGGATCCTTCAAGTCCTGTAGATATATCAAGGATCATTAGATCCTTTGATCCATGACTGGGCTGTGCCGTGCACGTGCTGCACGCAGAGACCGGTGAAGAGCATGTTTACCACGTGGGAGAAGGCTGCTAGGTTTATCTGGAAACCTACGCCACGGACCTCATGGTCCGTATTCACCGTGAAAACGTATCTTATTATATAGCAACTCCCGGACGCAGGATTCATTCCAGTGTCTGGGAGTTGTCTTTTCAGGGCGCTTTAAAACAGCTGGCTGCTCCTGAGTAATGGAAAATGGAATTCGCACAGCTAAGTCTGTGTCGGTTTTGTATTTTTTCCTGCTTATCGCACTTTACTGTTTTGAACAGCCTGATCAAATGACTTTTTGATGGTCAACTAAGACGGGAATTTACCCGCCGAACCAACAGGGAAGAGTATGCTTTTCCCAAAGGATCGAAAATGAAGAAGCTTCTTGTATTAGGAATTGGTAATATCCTGCTTGGAGACGAAGGCGTAGGTGTTCACGCTGTTGAAGAACTCAAGAAAGAAGAATGGCCCGAAAATGTCCACTTAGTGGACGGCGGAACATTTACACACGATATTTTTCATATTCTCGAAGGGTATGACGGACTGCTGGTTCTGGATATAGTTCATGGTAATAAGGAGCCTGGAACTATGTACTATCTGGAAGAGAAAGACATCATCCAAAATGATAAGCAGCGTTTATCTCTGCATGATATCGATCTGATTGATTCACTCAATATGGCAGGTGCAGTAGGAAAACGCCCGGACTTGCGCATTCTCGGCATGGAACCGGAAAATTACACCGAGTGGTCTATGGAAATGACAGATACGATTAAAGCTGTGTTTCCTGAATTTCTCGAAGGCGCACGGATTGAGATTAAAAAGTATATTGAAGAATTTAAAAAGTAGTTATCTGCTCTGGTATATTATTTTAAAATTACATCAAAAACGGCAGCCCCTGAAGGAGTTGCCGTTTTTGTTTAGGTTCAGCTGAAAAAAATTTCCAGTGCTGGACAGGAATAGATAAGTTGGCTTTATTTACAGCAGTGTTGTATTTTTTATCTGCTGTTTTTGCCTAATTAGGCTCAAGGGCTTCCATCAGGCTGATGGTGAGTTTCATAAAATCTGCTTCAGTCAGGATTCCTTCAAGGCCGTTCATCTCGTTTACTACCGGCAGGCATCCGTATTTATGGTTGAGCAGCAGATATGCTGCATCTTTCAGAAGTGTTTCCGGTGAAATGGTTTTGATACCTGTCTGCATGATTTCGCTGACCGGGATTCCGGCATCTATTTCGCCCTGCGTGGCGGGATCAATATCGGCCAGTTGTGAAATGGTTGCGCGTAGAATATCACGGTGCGTTACAAGTGCGATGAATTCTCTTTTATCGTTTACTATGGGGATATGGCGAATTCTTTGGAGATCCATCAGAGATCTGGCCATCTTCAGATTGTCGTCTTCATTAAGTGTGAATATTTCTTTTGTCATGAGATCATCAACTTTCAGCATGTGGTCCTCCTTTTTCCTTACTTATAATCTCTCTTTATGTCGCTTTTGTGTCAAGTCGTATGTGGAAAAACAAGTTTAATGCTCATTTTGGACCATTCAGGTTGACTTGCCCGCTAAAATCTGATTTGCAACTGCAAACAATGTATTAATATATGCAACCCTTGTTGCCGCCTAAAAAGTTCATTGTTCAAATAAATTTCAGACGAAAACGGGCTTGTGACGTATTTTGCATCATGACCAGTGGAATCTGACGGGGGATTTGTGCGGATTGATCCAAAGCGTTCAAGATTAAAAATGGTAGAAGAACAGATTGCGGCGCGCGGCGTGTCCGATCAAACTGTTCTGGATGCCATGCGTAAAGTGCCCAGACACCTTTTTGTGCAGGACGCTCTTGCTTCACGTGCTTATTCAGACAGCGCGCTTCCCATCGGTGAAGGACAAACTATTTCCCAGCCGTTTATTGTGGCTTTTATGTCTGAGCTTTTGCAGATCAAACCCGGACATAAGGTGCTTGAGATAGGGACCGGCTCGGGTTATCAAGCTTCTGTGCTCGCGGAGATGGGAGCTGATGTCTTTTCCGTGGAAAGAATCCGTAAGCTTTTTATTGCGGCCCGCAAGCTGCTGTTTGATATGAGATATTTCAATATCCAGCTTAAGCTGGATGACGGTACTATGGGGTGGCCTGATCATGCGCCTTATGACCGCATTATTGTCACTGCCGGTGGACCTGAGATTCCGCAATACCTTGTGGAACAACTTGCTGATTCGGGGAGACTTGTCATTCCTGTTGGCGGGAAAAAAAGGGCACAGCGGTTAATGCTGGTGACGAAAAATGATGGAAAAGTTGAGACCACTGATATGGGCGGTTGCGCCTTTGTTGACCTTGTCGGTAAGCAGGGCTGGTAATCCCGGTTCTCGGAGATATTGATGAATTTTATTGATGCTTGGAAAAAAGGGCCTGGGCCTGAATCTGCTCGTGACTACTGCGTCTTGATGCTCAAGGGGCTGTGCATGGGCGTTGCTGATATTATTCCCGGTGTTTCCGGTGGCACGATGGCCTTTATTACTGGAATTTATGATAATCTGATTGATTCCATCCGTTCTTTTAATGGAACATTTTTCAAGCGTCTGCTGAAATTTGACCTGAGCGGGGCTGTTGCCGAAGCTCATTTAAAATTTTTGATTCCACTTCTGACCGGAATTGTTTTAGCTATGGTTTCTATGGCACGGGTGATTCACACATTATTAAACAGTCATCCTGTTCAGGTCTGGTCTTTGTTTTTCGGACTGATAGCCGCTTCTATTTTGGTGGTCGGCAGACGGGTGGGGAAGTTTTCGCTTAAAAATGTTATGGCAGGTGTTCTGGGGGCGGTATTCAGCTTTATTCTGGTCGGG harbors:
- a CDS encoding YibE/F family protein, coding for MKKFASPVFFVLMIAGIVGLLKYENVGPDPYSGMHELRATVISVDNAALVEMGTARIGGQHITAILLEGEAKGQTVVGANQLTGQPEMDEIFHPGDTILMAVRVKDGKAVEARAVNQYRQGWELALFGLFVIILLVYARLTGLKALFSFITSFYILWKFFIPGLLSGGSPILLTVITLSLLTVVIITSVAGFSRVTVVAIMGTLCGLFLALILTLYFGEKLKMAGMTAPFATMLVFSGHYTLDLLDIFYASVILGASGAAMDIAMDVAASMNEVLDKKPDITRNELISSGFNVGRMVTGTMTTTLLLAYSGGYLTMFMLFVTKGTSFTRMLNFKLVAAEIFRTLVGSVGLVMVAPITAILAGFILCGYKEIKRPGD
- the hysA gene encoding NiFeSe hydrogenase large subunit HysA, giving the protein MSSKSHAPASKDGKIKIAIDPVTRIEGHLKAEVVVKDGKVVDAWLSGGMYRGFENILVGRDPRDAAQLTQRLCGVCPTAHSTASCLALDDAFGAKITTNGRVTRNLIFGANYLQSHILHFYHLTALDFVRGPGKAPFVPRFEQPDLRLDEKTNAVAVDQYIKALEIRRICHEMVALFGGKMPHISGQVVGGTTEIPTKEKLAEYASRFKDVQKFIAEVYVPTVYLIGSVYKDLFKIGGGYKNCMAYGVFPMSDGGDDFLIKSGVYVDGKDEKFDPKLIKEFTKYSWYTDECSDLHPSEGKTIPDVHKKDAYSFCKASRYNGNAVEVGPLARMWIHNPELSPMGKKQLKDLYGITAKNFRDLGEDMAFSLMGRHVARAEESYLVANAIGDIWLGEVKEGEETYVKTTMPESGEGVGLTEAPRGSLLHYINIKDSKTANYQMIPATLWNSTPRDDKGMRGTIEEALVGCPVPDPSSPVDISRIIRSFDPULGCAVHVLHAETGEEHVYHVGEGC
- the hysD gene encoding NiFeSe hydrogenase maturation protease — translated: MKKLLVLGIGNILLGDEGVGVHAVEELKKEEWPENVHLVDGGTFTHDIFHILEGYDGLLVLDIVHGNKEPGTMYYLEEKDIIQNDKQRLSLHDIDLIDSLNMAGAVGKRPDLRILGMEPENYTEWSMEMTDTIKAVFPEFLEGARIEIKKYIEEFKK
- the hysB gene encoding NiFeSe hydrogenase small subunit → MSLTRRDFVKMCTGTVAGFGISQVFNPSVVHALKKFVPHVFWLQGQGCTGCSVSILNSVHPSIAEVLLEVITLDYHPTIMGSEGAQAWDHMMGVAGKEQGKYILIVEGSVPTAENGHYCIVGAGADHKEYTMSEATLEMAKNAAVVVNVGTCAAYGGIPAAEGNLTGSMSVTNFLAENGVKTPVVNIPGCPPHPDWMVGTLVVAINAIEEKGLQGGLAEIVTILDDEGRPTPFFGENIHDNCPYLEAFDNDEYAEVFTDPEKCRYELGCKGPSANSDCFKRKWNGGVNWCVENSVCLGCVEPGFPDEMSPFYEAG
- a CDS encoding M23 family metallopeptidase, with the translated sequence MAKKKSRLGNFILIIIIVAIIGAGAYLLYKDTTAPQISLTPDKGYVTFKTPININVSDTHSGLKAVKIVLTQGKKKLTLAEKTLPKGSFDYNQDILIKKRQIKQGPFEIAVWAVDTSLAGFGSGNAFIARGNYTLDTMAPKLTVQTSTHNLNQGGCALVLYTLNEKPSKTGVQVGDDFFPGYKQPDGSYACLFAMPYYTESKDFNPILVAEDEAGNKRTGTFWFHANTKKYRHDKINISNRFLASKMPQFEADFPGLPSQVALFLKVNRELRKKNRAELHRVAKDTSPTFLFEGRFLRLPNAAPRAGFGDRRSYLHNGKVIDKQTHLGIDLASTRQAPIPAANHGRVVLAENNFGIYGNAIIIDHGLGLQTLYSHLSQIDVEPGDMVERGQIIGKTGATGMAGGDHLHYGVICSGIPVNPVEWWDSTWIRNNISSKLK
- a CDS encoding CBS domain-containing protein, with the translated sequence MLKVDDLMTKEIFTLNEDDNLKMARSLMDLQRIRHIPIVNDKREFIALVTHRDILRATISQLADIDPATQGEIDAGIPVSEIMQTGIKTISPETLLKDAAYLLLNHKYGCLPVVNEMNGLEGILTEADFMKLTISLMEALEPN
- a CDS encoding protein-L-isoaspartate(D-aspartate) O-methyltransferase — encoded protein: MRIDPKRSRLKMVEEQIAARGVSDQTVLDAMRKVPRHLFVQDALASRAYSDSALPIGEGQTISQPFIVAFMSELLQIKPGHKVLEIGTGSGYQASVLAEMGADVFSVERIRKLFIAARKLLFDMRYFNIQLKLDDGTMGWPDHAPYDRIIVTAGGPEIPQYLVEQLADSGRLVIPVGGKKRAQRLMLVTKNDGKVETTDMGGCAFVDLVGKQGW